In Ammospiza caudacuta isolate bAmmCau1 chromosome 2, bAmmCau1.pri, whole genome shotgun sequence, a genomic segment contains:
- the SPICE1 gene encoding spindle and centriole-associated protein 1 isoform X1, translating into MSLLRGPRPRTAGRKGPRKAAAARRDWDSTVHDLTVHRATPEDILRRREIHKSKNKALAHLELQEKALNRKWKKQRQLDVDSFEKRKLALMREILSDQYHLQDVLEQSGQAVAVAKDLLEDAPRTRTGFPNVTMAPNCDLESSQGPIVQKSHPPSQLSILNESVMDSQPLDEDEEEALPEDGHHDVFGFKSRISSDRLLWLLRKENSLVNSPLWAEKGARKTTLSQESNVPRTPTTVSPSLDQSALNATSVIKRTHSRLRNEDEEESVDSIDTVRQVLNPNSKKQKQIAAKMKRKQAEQNSARQKRGDSPANLIQTDLQRDSKSSLDVLSHMIQEVEHELEEYERCTGREVPKKERSEGLSGFTLSLVNALCRLMRYLKEAEMQLHEKEMIRQQQKEMLDEHRELIDALTAEVLQVREENMTMQKKLQQYMTVTDEKLMCLTQAFKGLPLVEPEREQSSKHLGIASRGPANSQEKPDMTYPEPRTEVGNRENMLKFPQEELPFTFHPGPGASSDMRPGRSFPAHIFQPAVLLSPPQQKSSEELFHFQNVLAALSQSTEREPCKERSLPSSLRTQSTAEENCPISQRQPVPPADKNLESSHEKTNLSCPGDTGKTSTAEEFLRNGDLLGQIAELSRQNALIKAQLSKFRGVPGDKSDCLHQPGLTQNADPGPGSSQGQSHLMVSRSLEERIAELNRQSTEARDKLLQLIDQQKSAAADMVPPMLSPVPPPSLNYTENARRTVEASVPMTVAMDSSKDDSVPHASMTSIRRTVGDSSKPLSATSESAKLTSVSQRPKVEKQKEEGWFALSMHVM; encoded by the exons ATGTCGCTGCTCCGCGGGCCGCGGCCCCGCACCGCCGGCAGGAAGGGCCCCAGAAAGGCGGCAGCAGCCCGGCGGGACTGGGAT AGTACCGTCCATGATTTGACAGTGCATCGTGCAACTCCTGAGGATATT CTCCGTCGCCGTGAAATACACAAATCAAAAAACAAAGCATTGGCACATCTGGAACTCCAAGAGAAAGCACTGAACAGAAAATGGAAGAAGCAAAGGCAACTGGATGTGGATTCCTTTGAGAAAAGGAAATTGGCTCTGATGCGTGAG ATCCTGTCTGATCAGTACCATTTGCAAGATGTATTGGAGCAATCTGgtcaggctgtggctgtggcaaaAGACTTGCTTGAGGATGCTCCTCGCACACGAACAG GTTTTCCTAATGTAACAATGGCTCCTAACTGTGACCTAGAATCATCTCAAGGACCCATTGTACAAAAAAGTCATCCTCCCAGTCAGCTTTCCATCCTTAATGAGTCTGTCATGGATTCCCAG CCTCTtgatgaagatgaggaggaagCATTACCAGAAGATGGACACCATGATGTGTTTGGTTTCAAATCCAGGATCAGTTCTGACAG GCTGCTTTGGTTgttgagaaaagaaaattccttGGTGAATTCTCCATTGTGGGCTGAAAAGGGTGCGAGAAAAACCACCTTATCACAGGAATCAAATGTGCCTCGGACTCCAACAACTGTTTCCCCTTCATTGGACCAGTCAG CCCTCAATGCTACCAGTGTAATCAAGAGAACCCATTCAAGACTTCGgaatgaagatgaagaagagtCTGTAGACTCCATTGACACTGTGAGACAAGTGCTGAACCCAAactcaaagaaacaaaagcaaattgCAGCAAAGA TGAAAAGAAAGCAAGCTGAACAGAACTCTGCAAGACAAAAGAGAGGTGATTCTCCAGCTAATTTAATCCAGACTGACCTTCAGAGGGACAGCAAATCCAGCCTAGATGTTCTCAGCCACATGATCCAGGAAGTAGAGCATGAACTGGAGGAATATGAGCGATGTACAGGTCGTGAGGTCccaaagaaagagagaagtgaGGGCCTGTCTGGGTTCACTCTGTCCCTGGTGAACGCTCTCTGTCGCTTGATGCGCTACCTCAAGGAG GCTGAAATGCAGCTGCATGAGAAAGAGATGAttaggcagcagcagaaggagatGTTGGATGAACACAGAGAACTGATTGATGCTCTGACTGCTGAGGTTCTTCAAGTAAGGGAAGAAAACATGACTATGCAG AAGAAGCTTCAGCAATACATGACAGTAACAGATGAAAAGCTGATGTGTCTCACACAAGCATTTAAAGGCCTCCCTTTGGTAGAACCTGAAAGAGAACAAAGTTCGAAACATTTGGGAATTGCAAGCAGAGGCCCAGCAAACAGCCAGG aaaaacCTGATATGACCTACCCTGAGCCCAGGACTGAAGTAGGCAATAGGGAAAATATGCTGAAATTTCCACAGGAAGAACTTCCTTTCACATTTCACCCAGGGCCAGGTGCCTCAAGTGATATGAGACCTGGTAGAAGCTTCCCAGCTCACATCttccagccagctgtgctgttgtCCCCACCACAGCAGAAAAGCAGTGAGGAATTGTTTCATTTCCAGAATG TGTTGGCAGCCCTTTCCCAGTCTACTGAAAGAGAGCCATGCAAGGAAAGGAGCTTGCCTTCCTCCCTGagaacacagagcacagctgagGAGAACTGCCCCATCTCTCAAAGGCAACCAGTTCCTCCTGCAGACAAAAACTTGGAGAGTTCCCATGAGAAAACCAATCTGTCCTGCCCAGGTGACACTGGAAAAACCAGCACAGCTGAAGAGTTCCTTCGAAATGGTGATCTGCTGGGACAGATAGCTGAGCTCTCACGGCAGAATGCTCTAATTAAAGCTCAACTGAGCAAATtcagaggtgtccctggagaCAAAAGTGATTGTCTGCATCAGCCAGGCCTGACACAAAATGCAGATCCTGGCCCAGGCTCTTCACAAGGACAG AGTCATCTCATGGTATCAAGGAGCTTGGAGGAAAGGATAGCGGAGCTGAATCGCCAGAGTACAGAAGCACGGGATAAGCTGTTGCAGTTGATAGACCAGCAgaaatcagctgctgctgacatgGTCCCTCCAATGCTGTCTCCTGTTCCACCCCCATCCCTGAATTACACTG